A single Montipora foliosa isolate CH-2021 chromosome 7, ASM3666993v2, whole genome shotgun sequence DNA region contains:
- the LOC138010216 gene encoding uncharacterized protein, with protein sequence MEGKKEIYVDPKYFPEEPGLPPEYDDDDEVDYGLDDEDMDDEILGDLGIPNYDSVEKVINQQEMTERKNKKYLNKIVNAAKFKRNQLKAYKGNVTKQYKSGNITEADRQEENKRVDRAMKTLNEYIKHYQNKMKTMEGSGRKKQKGGNVIFFNKPKELLKKLDLIIGEISAGNTSIDMRNMGVSILDTLLKMTTINKSQYVILNKIAVWISEGSGWTIQSVENHYINVVKYEPMKGSSYIKLPTELRNSAKGLINMKNEDNECFRWCHIRHLNPQDKYPQRIKKSDKAFIENLNYQGIEFPVTTKQYNKIEKQNEININVFGYEEKQKYPIYVSKEKYEDCMNLLLITENKNKHYVLIKDFNKFMYNQTKHKERKHFCMHCLQCFSSERVLTDHKENCIQVNGAQAIKMPTKDDNILKFNNFHKQLPVPFVIYADFEAITEKIHGCQPNDDKSYTEAYQRHTDCGYGYKVVCCYDDKYTKPVQIYRGEKAVYKFMEAMLDEVKYCKKIMKKYFNKPLRMTKDDEEKFQKADECHICNKKYNENDVRVRDHCHITGKYRGSAHQDCNLNFRITEKIPVMFHNLRGYDSHFIMQEIGETVKKHTYTNKKGETCQMNINAIPNNMEKYMAFMLGNHLTFIDSFQFMSSSLDKLVSNLPKEALIYTSRKFKGKELDLMSKKGVYPYDFMDSFEKFNEKLPPKEEFYSILNDEHISGDQYKHAQNVWNTFNLKNMGEYHDLYLKSDILLLADVFENFRKTCLQYYKLDPCHYFTSPGLSWDAMLKMTNIKLELMTDIDMFQFIEKGMRGGTSYIANRYVKANNKYMKTYDEKAPSKYIMYLDANNLYGWAMSQYLPTGGFRWMTKKQIDNIDLGKYKEDSKKGLILEVDLTYPKELHDLHNDYPLAPEKVKVTENMLSEYCKNIAKKYKISTGLVHKLIPTLSNKEKYVLHYRNLQLYTDLGLKITKVHRVLEFNQSPWLKEYIDFNTQKRTNAKNAFEKDFFKLMNNSVFGKTMENIRKRVDISVDNKKTLFQASKTDECLTE encoded by the exons atggaaggaaaaaaagagatatatgttgatcctaagtactttcctgaagaaccggGATTGCCACCAGaatatgatgacgatgatgaggtAGATTATGGATTAGATGATGAAGATATGGATGATGAGATATTAGGTGATCTTGGTATACcaaattatgattctgttgaaaaggtaataaatcaacaagaaatgactgaacgaaaaaacaaaaaatatctcaataagattgtcaatgcggctaaatttaaaagaaatcaattgaaagcctacaaaggaaacgttacaaagcaatacaaaaGTGGGAATATAACGGAAGCTGATaggcaagaggaaaacaaaagagtggaTCGCGCTATGAAAACTCTGAATGAATACATAaaacattatcaaaacaaaatgaaaacaatggaaggttctggtaggaaaaaacaaaaaggtggtaatgtgatattttttaacaaaccgaaagaacttctaaaaaaattggatttgatcATTGGTGAGATATCGGCTGGtaatacaagcattgacatgcgaaatatgggtgtttctatattggacacattattgaaaatgacaacaattaacaaatcacaatatg tcatacTGAACAAGATTGCAGTTTGGATTTCAGAGGGATCTGGTTGGACTATTCAATCTGTTGAAAATCATTATATCAATGTGGTAAAATATGAACCAATGAAAGGATCTTCTTATATAAAACTACCCACAGAACTCAGAAACAGTGCaaagggattgatcaacatgaaaaatgaggataatgaatGCTTCAGGTGGTGCCACATAAGACATCTTAATCCTCAAGACAAATACCCACAGAGAATCAAAAAATCAGATaaagcattcattgaaaatttaaattaccAAGGAATTGAATTCCCTGTGACCACCAAACAATACAACAAGATAGAAAAGCAAAATGAGATCAACATCaatgtatttggttatgaagaaaaacaaaaatatcccatttatgtgtcaaaagaaaagtatgaagattgtatgaatctgcttcttataacagaaaataaaaacaagcacTATGTAttgatcaaagatttcaacaaattcatgtacaatcaaacaaaacacaaggaaagaaagcaCTTTTGTATGCATTGCTTACAATGTTTCAGTTCTGAAAGAGTATTAActgatcataaagaaaactgcATACAAGTAAATGGAgcacaagcaattaaaatgccaacaaaagatgacaacatactgaaattcaataatttccataaacaactGCCGGTTCCATTTGTAATATATGCAGATTTTGAAgccataactgaaaaaatacaTGGATGCCAACCCAATGATGATAAATCATACACAGAGGCTTATCAGAGACACacagactgtggttatggatataaggttgtgtgttgttatgatgataaatacacaaaaccagtacaaatttatagaggtgaaaaagctgtttacaaatttatggaagcCATGCTGGATGAAGTCAAATACTGCAAGaagattatgaaaaaatatttcaataaaccaTTGAGAATGACTAAAGATGACgaagaaaaattccaaaaagctgATGAATGTCATATCTGCAATAAgaaatacaatgaaaatgatgtgAGAGTTAGAGACCATTGCCATATCACAGGTAAATACAGAGGATCAGCTCACCAAGATTGCAATCTTAACTTTCGGATAACTGAGAAAATACCAGTCATGTTTCACAATCTCCGTGGGTATGACagtcattttataatgcaagaaATTGGTGAGACAGTCAAAAAGCATACATACACAAACAAGAAAGGTGAAACATGTCAAATGAATATCAATGCCATACCAAACAACATGGaaaagtatatggctttcatgcttggtaatcatctgacctttattgatagttttcaaTTCATGAGCTCAAGTCTTGATAAACTGGTGAGCAACCTACCAAAAGAAGCATTAATATATACTTCTCGAAAATTTAAAGGTAAAGAGCTTGATTTGATGAGCAAGAAGGGAGTATACCCATATGACTTTATGGacagttttgaaaaattcaatgaaaagctgccaccaaaagaagaattttacagtatATTAAATGATGAGCATATCTCAGGTGATCAATACAAACATGCTCAAAATGTATGGAACACTTTTAATCTAAAAAATATGGGTGAGTACCATGACTTATATCTCAAATCTGACATCCTTCTGTTAGCTGATGTGTTTGAAAACTTTCGAAAGACATGTCTGCAATACTACAAACTAGACCCCTGTCATTATTTTACATCTCCAGGTCTTTCATGGGATGCTATGTTAAAGATGACTAACATTAAATTGGAGCTTATGACTGATATTGACATGTTTCAGTTCATTGAAAAAGGAATGCGTGGCGGAACTAGTTATATTGCTAACCGATATGTAAAAGCAAATAACAAGTACATGAAAACATATGATGAAAAGGCGCCCTCAAAGTATATAATGTATCTTGATGCTAACAATCTGTATGGTTGGGCTATGTCACAATACCTACCAACTGGTGGATTCAGATGGATGACAAAAAAACAGATAGACAATATAGACTTAGGCAAGTACAAAGAAGACAGCAAGAAAGGATTAATATTAGAAGTAGACCTAACATACCCAAAAGAACTACATGATTTGCATAATGACTACCCACTAGCACCTGAAAAGGTAAAAGTAACTGAGAATATGCTATCAGAATATTGCAAAAACATTGCGAAGAAATACAAAATATCGACTGGTTTAGTTCATAAATTAATACCTACATtaagcaataaagaaaaatacgtACTCCATTACAGAAACCTTCAATTATACACAgatcttggtttaaaaataactaAAGTCCATCGAGTGTTGGAGTTCAATCAGTCACCATGGTTGAAAGAATACATTGATTTCAACACACAGAAGAGAACCAAtgccaaaaatgcttttgagaaagacttcttcaagcttatgaataacagtgtatttggaaaaacaatggaaaatattaGAAAGCGAGTAGAT